A region of Kribbella sp. NBC_01245 DNA encodes the following proteins:
- a CDS encoding LysR family transcriptional regulator, translated as MDNRQLEYFVAVAEELSFTRAAQRVFAVQSTVSAAIRALETELRTPLFERSTRAVALSPAGAALLPEAKAALAAFDRARATVEETTTGLRGSLRIGTLTRIGAIDLAALAGAFHERHPEVQLHLTASPEGSTGLAEDLRRSRLDLAFLGLPESDLTGLDADPILEMPFVALLPRRHALADRRDLELASLTDEPFVDTLRGFGNRLVVDRAYEAMGRPRRVTVEVPDLPSVPAYVAAGLGVAVIPQLNVKPGSNVVVVPLAGQPLTWKLYVATARGRRRSRPIEALLDLLPDYLNPDHGF; from the coding sequence GTGGACAATCGCCAGCTCGAGTACTTCGTCGCGGTCGCCGAGGAATTGAGCTTCACCCGCGCCGCCCAGCGGGTCTTCGCCGTCCAGTCGACCGTTTCGGCGGCGATTCGCGCGCTGGAGACCGAGTTGCGGACGCCCTTGTTCGAGCGATCGACCCGGGCCGTCGCGCTCTCCCCCGCGGGCGCCGCGCTGCTGCCCGAGGCCAAGGCGGCGCTGGCCGCGTTCGACCGGGCCCGGGCCACGGTCGAGGAGACCACGACGGGCCTGCGCGGCAGCCTGCGCATCGGCACGCTCACGCGGATCGGCGCGATCGACCTGGCCGCCCTCGCCGGCGCCTTCCACGAACGCCACCCGGAGGTCCAGTTACACCTGACCGCCTCGCCCGAGGGTTCGACCGGCCTGGCCGAGGACCTGCGCCGGAGCCGGCTGGACCTCGCCTTCCTCGGACTGCCCGAGTCAGACCTCACCGGGCTGGACGCGGACCCGATCCTGGAGATGCCGTTCGTCGCGCTGCTCCCCCGGCGGCACGCGTTGGCCGATCGGCGGGATCTCGAGCTGGCTTCGTTGACCGACGAGCCTTTTGTCGACACCCTGCGCGGTTTCGGCAATCGGCTGGTGGTGGATCGCGCGTACGAGGCGATGGGCAGGCCGCGCCGGGTCACGGTCGAGGTGCCGGATCTGCCCAGCGTTCCGGCGTACGTCGCGGCGGGTCTCGGTGTCGCGGTCATCCCACAGCTCAACGTCAAGCCCGGGTCGAACGTGGTGGTCGTACCCCTGGCCGGGCAACCGCTGACCTGGAAACTGTACGTCGCAACCGCCCGCGGCCGCCGCCGAAGCCGCCCGATCGAGGCCCTCCTCGACCTCCTCCCCGACTACCTCAACCCCGACCACGGCTTCTAG
- a CDS encoding alpha/beta fold hydrolase: MLEEKYVATGLGRLRVETGGDGPALMFWSSLLMDSSMWAAQVEHFLPNHRVIVVDPPGHGRSQALNRPFTFDECAEAIVRILDALDVERTHFVGNSWGGMIGGTFAATYPDRVGAAVLMNCTASLAGRNQQLEYGALVAVARVIGGIRGPLVRSAVDAFLGPTTKQHKPDVVSAVKAAIRRLDFNSAHWAVTSVVPRRPDQLALVAGITSPVLVVAGVEDATFPVAETRAMADAIPGAEFVVLEGAAHLAALESPAETNALIESFLARHA, translated from the coding sequence ATGCTTGAGGAGAAGTACGTCGCGACCGGGCTGGGGCGGCTCCGCGTGGAAACGGGCGGGGATGGGCCGGCGCTGATGTTCTGGTCGAGCCTGTTGATGGACTCGTCGATGTGGGCGGCTCAAGTCGAGCACTTCCTGCCGAACCATCGCGTCATCGTGGTGGATCCGCCCGGGCACGGCCGCAGCCAGGCGCTGAATCGCCCGTTCACCTTTGACGAATGTGCCGAGGCGATCGTCCGGATCCTCGATGCGCTCGACGTCGAGCGCACGCATTTCGTCGGCAATTCCTGGGGCGGGATGATCGGTGGCACGTTCGCCGCGACGTACCCGGATCGCGTCGGCGCCGCCGTACTGATGAACTGCACCGCCTCGCTGGCCGGGCGGAACCAGCAGCTCGAGTACGGCGCACTGGTCGCGGTCGCGCGCGTCATCGGTGGTATTCGCGGACCGCTCGTCAGGTCGGCGGTCGACGCGTTCCTCGGGCCGACGACCAAGCAGCACAAGCCCGACGTGGTGTCGGCGGTCAAGGCCGCGATCCGGCGACTCGACTTCAACTCGGCGCATTGGGCCGTCACCAGCGTGGTGCCGCGGCGGCCGGATCAGCTCGCGCTGGTCGCGGGGATCACCAGTCCCGTGCTGGTCGTCGCCGGTGTCGAGGACGCGACCTTCCCGGTGGCGGAGACACGCGCGATGGCGGACGCGATTCCCGGCGCCGAGTTCGTCGTACTCGAAGGTGCCGCGCATCTCGCCGCCCTGGAGAGCCCGGCCGAGACCAACGCCCTGATCGAGTCCTTCCTGGCCCGCCACGCCTAG
- a CDS encoding MFS transporter produces MNNKLSHAAGSWIVGAAFFITMAFGTLPTPLYALYQQRDGFSTFTLTVVFAGYAFGVMASLYLAGHLSDRLGRRRVALAAVLLELLSAGIFLLWPEVPGLILARFVSGLGVGVITATATAHVAELRQLGRPGEHPRRASMLSTAANLGGLAVGPLIAGLLAQYVRSPLTTPYVVFVLLLAISALGLALVPETVTPPAERVPYRPQRVSVPREARGTFLAAGAGVVSAFAILGLFTSVAPTFLSGTLHETSRVLAGAVPFAVFAAAALSQIVLSAMTVRNQLKLGTALMAAGLVAIAAAVVFPSLALFVVGGIVAGAGVGLVFRTSVASAASLATPDSRGEVLAAIFLVGYSGLSLPVMAIGLALLVFPTTVVLPAFALLALLGVLYSATRLLAPPPAPVVPTAV; encoded by the coding sequence GTGAACAACAAGCTCAGTCATGCGGCCGGTTCGTGGATCGTCGGCGCCGCCTTCTTCATCACGATGGCCTTCGGGACGCTGCCGACTCCGCTCTACGCGCTCTACCAGCAGCGCGACGGGTTCAGCACGTTCACCCTGACGGTCGTTTTCGCCGGTTACGCCTTCGGGGTGATGGCCAGTCTCTATCTCGCCGGTCACCTCAGCGACCGGCTCGGCCGTCGCCGGGTAGCGCTCGCCGCCGTACTGCTCGAACTGCTGTCCGCCGGGATCTTCCTGCTCTGGCCGGAGGTGCCCGGGCTGATCCTCGCCCGGTTCGTCTCGGGGCTCGGCGTTGGCGTCATCACCGCGACGGCCACCGCGCACGTGGCCGAACTGCGACAGCTCGGGCGCCCCGGCGAGCACCCCAGACGCGCGTCGATGCTCTCCACCGCGGCCAACCTCGGCGGCCTGGCCGTCGGCCCGTTGATCGCCGGCCTCCTGGCCCAGTATGTGCGGTCGCCACTGACCACGCCGTACGTGGTCTTCGTGCTCCTGCTCGCGATCAGCGCACTCGGGCTGGCGCTGGTGCCGGAGACGGTGACGCCGCCCGCGGAGCGCGTGCCGTACCGGCCGCAGCGGGTGTCCGTACCGCGCGAGGCCCGCGGCACCTTCCTCGCGGCCGGCGCCGGTGTGGTGTCGGCGTTCGCGATCCTCGGCTTGTTCACCTCGGTCGCGCCGACGTTCCTGTCCGGGACCTTGCACGAGACCTCGCGGGTGCTCGCGGGCGCGGTGCCGTTCGCCGTGTTCGCCGCCGCGGCCCTCAGTCAGATCGTGCTCTCGGCGATGACGGTCCGCAATCAGCTCAAACTCGGTACGGCGTTGATGGCTGCGGGCCTGGTCGCCATCGCCGCGGCCGTCGTCTTTCCGAGCCTCGCGCTCTTCGTCGTCGGCGGCATCGTCGCGGGCGCCGGCGTCGGCCTGGTCTTCCGTACGTCGGTCGCGTCCGCCGCCTCGCTGGCAACCCCTGACTCGCGTGGTGAGGTCCTGGCCGCCATCTTCCTGGTCGGCTACAGCGGGTTGTCCCTCCCGGTGATGGCCATCGGCCTCGCCCTGCTGGTCTTCCCCACCACCGTCGTCCTCCCGGCCTTCGCCCTCTTGGCCCTCCTCGGCGTCCTCTACTCCGCCACCCGCCTCCTCGCCCCGCCCCCAGCCCCCGTGGTCCCGACCGCCGTCTGA
- a CDS encoding glycine--tRNA ligase, which translates to MQDALLALTKYWTDRGCMIVQPFNTEVGAGTLNPATILRVLGPEPWKVSYVEPSVRPDDARYGENPNRLQTHTQFQVVLKPDPGNPQELFLESLEALGIDIHAHDVRFVEDNWANPATGSWGLGWEVWLDGLEITQFTYFQQAGGMTLDPVSVEITYGVERIMMALQGVSHFKDIAYAPGISYGEAFGQAEYEMSRYYLDDADVEGQKRLFEEYATEARRMLDARLPVPAHTYVLRCSHTFNVLDARGAVSTTERAKAFGRMRGLAREVAQLWAERRTELEHPLGLAELPAVAPVPTEFPVVDGERRLLFELGTEELPPSEVTKTADAVRKALTEKLGATRLGHGEISTFATPRRVIAIVDAVQPAEPDAERVVRGPKKAAAFDADGNVTKAAAGFARGQGVDVSELHDIDVDGVAYVGVTKADLGRGATEVLSGVLAEVVTGLRSDKNMRWNDPKLSFTRPIRWLVALLGDQLIPLSVGSLTAGRTTRVHRVAAQPEIEIASADAYLDLLRSNGIEADADVRRTRIVADAGRLAATVDGVVDVDGETALVDQIVNLVEEPTALLGGFEPDYLSLPPEILTTVMRKHQRYLPVRNADGGLLPHFVAVANGAIDEATVRAGNEAVLRARYEDAAFFWRADLQTTPEAMKSGLDKLAFEERLGSMAQRAQRIGAIALALAETAGLGEDELVTLRRAAELAKFDLGSQMVVELTSLAGTMAREYARRAGETKAVAQALFDMELPRSGGDPTPVTTAGALLALADRFDLLAGLFAIGATPTGSSDPFGLRRAAAGVVAILRDHPSLRAITLPVGISAASAQIVAQGIEVPEASLAEVADFAVRRYEQQLLDRGNDPHQVAAVLFLANAPVVADETLAELQRQAGSESFAELVAGLQRTRRIVPAGTEATYDASKLTEPAELALHQTVTKVREALGSGPIGLADFIAAASILTGPVTAFFEEILVMAEDLDVRAARLGLLATIRDLAAPVLDWQALV; encoded by the coding sequence ATGCAGGACGCGTTGCTGGCGTTGACGAAGTACTGGACCGACCGAGGCTGCATGATCGTGCAGCCCTTCAACACCGAGGTCGGCGCCGGCACGCTGAACCCGGCGACCATTCTGCGCGTGCTCGGTCCCGAGCCGTGGAAGGTGTCGTACGTCGAGCCCAGCGTCCGGCCGGACGACGCCCGCTACGGCGAGAACCCGAACCGGCTGCAGACGCACACCCAGTTCCAGGTGGTGCTCAAGCCGGACCCGGGCAACCCGCAGGAGCTGTTCCTGGAGAGCCTCGAGGCCCTCGGGATCGACATCCACGCGCACGACGTCCGCTTCGTCGAGGACAACTGGGCCAACCCGGCGACCGGTTCGTGGGGTCTCGGCTGGGAGGTCTGGCTGGATGGGCTGGAGATCACCCAGTTCACGTACTTCCAGCAGGCCGGCGGCATGACGCTGGACCCGGTCTCGGTCGAGATCACCTACGGCGTCGAGCGCATCATGATGGCGCTGCAGGGTGTCAGCCACTTCAAGGACATCGCCTACGCCCCGGGGATCAGCTACGGCGAGGCATTCGGCCAAGCTGAGTACGAGATGAGCCGCTACTACCTCGACGACGCGGACGTCGAAGGCCAGAAGCGCCTCTTCGAGGAGTATGCGACCGAGGCCCGGCGGATGCTCGACGCGCGGCTGCCGGTGCCGGCGCACACCTATGTGCTGCGTTGCTCGCACACGTTCAACGTGCTCGACGCCCGCGGCGCGGTCAGTACGACGGAGCGCGCGAAGGCCTTCGGGCGGATGCGCGGTCTGGCCCGCGAGGTCGCCCAGCTGTGGGCCGAGCGCCGGACCGAGCTCGAGCACCCGCTGGGCCTCGCCGAGCTGCCGGCCGTCGCGCCGGTGCCGACCGAGTTCCCGGTGGTGGACGGCGAGCGCCGGCTGCTGTTCGAGCTCGGGACGGAGGAGCTGCCGCCGAGTGAGGTGACCAAGACCGCCGACGCCGTGCGCAAGGCGCTGACCGAGAAGCTCGGCGCCACCCGCCTCGGCCATGGCGAGATCAGCACCTTCGCGACCCCGCGCCGGGTGATCGCGATCGTCGACGCCGTTCAGCCCGCCGAGCCGGATGCCGAGCGCGTGGTTCGCGGCCCGAAGAAGGCGGCCGCGTTCGACGCCGACGGCAATGTGACCAAGGCCGCGGCCGGTTTCGCCCGCGGGCAGGGTGTCGACGTCAGCGAGCTGCACGACATCGACGTGGACGGCGTGGCGTATGTCGGTGTCACCAAGGCCGATCTTGGCCGGGGTGCCACCGAGGTGCTCAGCGGTGTGCTCGCCGAGGTCGTGACGGGTCTGCGTTCCGACAAGAACATGCGCTGGAACGACCCGAAGCTGTCCTTCACCCGGCCGATTCGCTGGCTCGTTGCGCTGCTCGGTGACCAGCTGATCCCGTTGTCCGTGGGCAGTCTCACCGCCGGGCGCACCACTCGCGTGCATCGCGTCGCCGCCCAGCCGGAGATCGAGATCGCCTCCGCGGACGCCTACCTCGACCTGCTGCGCTCGAATGGGATCGAGGCCGACGCTGACGTTCGTCGTACCAGGATCGTCGCTGATGCGGGCCGGCTGGCCGCGACGGTGGATGGTGTGGTCGACGTTGACGGCGAGACCGCGCTGGTGGACCAGATCGTCAACCTGGTCGAGGAGCCGACCGCGCTGCTCGGTGGTTTCGAGCCGGACTATCTGTCGCTGCCGCCGGAGATCCTCACCACGGTGATGCGCAAGCACCAGCGGTACCTGCCGGTGCGTAATGCCGATGGCGGCTTGCTGCCGCACTTCGTCGCGGTGGCGAACGGCGCGATCGATGAGGCGACCGTGCGCGCGGGTAACGAGGCCGTGCTGCGCGCGCGTTACGAGGACGCCGCGTTCTTCTGGCGCGCGGATCTGCAGACGACGCCCGAGGCGATGAAGTCCGGGCTGGACAAGCTCGCTTTCGAGGAGCGGCTCGGCTCGATGGCCCAGCGGGCGCAGCGGATCGGCGCGATCGCGCTGGCGCTGGCCGAGACGGCCGGGCTGGGCGAGGACGAGCTGGTCACGTTGCGCCGGGCGGCCGAGCTGGCGAAGTTCGACCTCGGCTCGCAGATGGTGGTCGAGCTGACCAGCCTGGCCGGCACGATGGCCCGGGAGTACGCGCGCCGTGCCGGGGAGACCAAGGCGGTCGCGCAGGCGCTGTTCGACATGGAGTTGCCGCGTTCCGGTGGCGACCCGACGCCGGTCACGACGGCCGGTGCGTTGCTGGCGCTGGCGGACCGATTCGACCTACTGGCCGGGCTGTTCGCGATCGGTGCCACTCCGACTGGTAGCTCGGACCCGTTCGGTCTGCGTCGCGCCGCCGCTGGCGTGGTGGCGATCCTGCGCGACCACCCATCGTTGCGCGCAATTACCTTGCCGGTAGGCATTTCCGCGGCGTCCGCGCAGATCGTTGCCCAGGGCATCGAGGTGCCGGAGGCCTCGCTGGCCGAGGTGGCCGACTTCGCCGTACGTCGGTATGAGCAGCAGTTGCTTGACCGCGGCAACGACCCGCACCAGGTTGCCGCCGTGCTATTCCTGGCCAACGCGCCTGTGGTTGCGGACGAGACGCTTGCCGAGTTGCAGCGGCAGGCCGGTAGCGAGTCGTTCGCTGAGCTGGTTGCCGGATTGCAGCGGACCCGGCGCATCGTGCCGGCCGGGACCGAGGCGACGTACGACGCGTCGAAGCTGACCGAACCGGCCGAGCTCGCGTTGCACCAGACGGTCACGAAGGTGCGGGAAGCGCTCGGCTCGGGTCCGATCGGGCTGGCCGACTTCATCGCGGCGGCGTCGATCCTGACCGGGCCGGTGACGGCGTTCTTCGAGGAGATCCTGGTGATGGCCGAGGACCTCGACGTCCGCGCCGCCCGCCTGGGGCTGCTCGCCACCATCCGCGACCTGGCCGCACCGGTGCTCGACTGGCAGGCGTTGGTCTAA
- the pdxR gene encoding MocR-like pyridoxine biosynthesis transcription factor PdxR has translation MTKSGAAGELLVELRRDGGVALHQQLEAGIRDRIRDGRLRPGAALPSSRALAADLGLSRGVVVEAYQQLVAEGYLVSRSGGYTLVAPDAACGLRGAPASMVVEQAPRIDFKYSRPDVTQFPRAAWLRSLRKVLTEAPHERLAYLDGRGSEELRVAMADYLNRVRGTSARPGDLLICNGFAQGSRLILQVLAAAGFRRLAVEDPSDWELRSVAAAAGLEVVGIPVREDGIDVDRLEASGADVVLVTAAHQFPTGVVTSAAVRAALVAWASRHDALIIEDDYDAEYRYDREPIGAIQGLSPDHVIYAGTASKTLAPGLRLGWLILPARLVPAMAAAKMADDRGSSVLDQLAFADFVARGEFDRHLRRMRPRYRELRDTLVSALARELPELCPTGISAGLHLMTPLPLDVDEDALAAAALRYDLGVYPLSPYRLSEPGPPGLVFGYGSLTPAAVVEGVALLAQAVAEVRAHIA, from the coding sequence ATGACCAAGTCCGGGGCGGCGGGGGAGTTGCTGGTCGAGTTGCGCCGTGATGGCGGGGTGGCGTTGCACCAGCAGTTGGAGGCCGGGATCCGGGATCGCATTCGCGACGGCCGGTTGCGCCCGGGCGCCGCGTTGCCGTCGAGCCGCGCGCTCGCGGCCGACCTGGGATTGTCGCGCGGTGTGGTGGTCGAGGCGTACCAGCAGTTGGTCGCCGAGGGCTACTTGGTCAGCCGGTCCGGCGGTTACACCCTGGTCGCGCCGGACGCGGCTTGTGGGCTGCGGGGCGCGCCCGCGTCGATGGTGGTCGAGCAAGCGCCGCGGATCGACTTCAAGTACAGCCGGCCCGACGTCACGCAATTCCCGCGCGCGGCCTGGTTGCGTTCGCTGCGGAAGGTCCTGACCGAGGCGCCGCACGAACGCCTCGCGTACCTCGACGGACGTGGTTCCGAAGAGCTGCGGGTTGCGATGGCGGACTACCTCAACCGCGTTAGAGGTACGTCGGCTCGGCCCGGAGATCTCCTTATTTGTAACGGGTTTGCGCAGGGTTCGCGGTTGATCCTGCAAGTGCTGGCGGCGGCGGGATTCCGTCGGTTGGCGGTCGAGGACCCGTCGGACTGGGAGTTGCGGAGTGTCGCGGCGGCCGCCGGGCTGGAGGTCGTCGGCATCCCCGTGCGCGAGGACGGCATCGACGTCGACCGGCTCGAGGCGTCGGGCGCGGACGTCGTACTCGTGACCGCCGCACACCAGTTCCCAACCGGCGTCGTCACCTCGGCGGCCGTCCGCGCGGCCCTGGTGGCGTGGGCCTCGCGGCACGACGCGTTGATCATCGAGGACGACTACGACGCGGAATACCGGTACGACCGGGAGCCGATCGGGGCGATCCAAGGGCTCTCGCCTGACCACGTCATCTACGCGGGTACGGCCAGCAAAACCCTCGCGCCCGGTCTGCGCCTCGGCTGGCTGATCCTGCCGGCACGACTCGTGCCTGCGATGGCCGCCGCGAAGATGGCCGACGACCGCGGCTCGTCCGTACTGGATCAGCTGGCCTTCGCCGACTTCGTGGCCCGCGGCGAGTTCGACCGGCATTTGCGGCGGATGCGTCCGCGTTATCGGGAGTTGCGCGACACCCTCGTTTCGGCCCTGGCCCGGGAGCTGCCGGAGCTCTGCCCGACCGGCATTTCGGCCGGCCTTCACCTGATGACGCCGCTGCCGCTGGACGTTGACGAAGATGCTCTTGCTGCCGCGGCGTTGCGGTATGACCTGGGCGTCTACCCGCTGAGTCCGTACCGCCTGAGCGAGCCGGGACCGCCCGGTCTGGTCTTCGGCTATGGCTCGCTCACGCCCGCGGCCGTGGTGGAGGGCGTCGCGCTCTTGGCTCAGGCCGTCGCCGAGGTCCGCGCCCACATCGCGTAG
- a CDS encoding helix-turn-helix domain-containing protein, with product MIVEVERPVRLPSGLPAGVAGISLGAMRAAGTVVEMPDHAVTLAVRTRPDLPTELVAMGPRTRAMYVDGEVGPSCLKIRLDPGLATSVFGHSPAELVDQAEVLAELPTSRRGPMDQLETVLTMISGARPALSIDLVERAARLLGVGVRVREVAQSLHVSERHLGDVFTAATGLSPKHYARIDRVRTVLAQTRNTTHPHDIAHPRDIAHPRDIAQTRDSAQAGDGLVSGVRSGGLAEVAVAAGYYDQSHLTAEFRRVMGVPPHAFATGKLPRARMCGNA from the coding sequence ATGATCGTTGAGGTTGAGCGGCCGGTTCGGCTTCCGTCCGGGTTGCCGGCTGGGGTGGCGGGGATCAGCCTTGGCGCGATGCGTGCCGCCGGGACGGTGGTCGAGATGCCGGATCACGCCGTCACCCTGGCCGTTCGTACCCGTCCGGATCTGCCGACCGAGTTGGTGGCGATGGGGCCACGGACGCGCGCGATGTACGTCGACGGCGAGGTCGGGCCGTCCTGCTTGAAGATCCGCCTCGATCCGGGACTCGCGACCTCTGTGTTCGGGCATTCCCCTGCGGAGTTGGTCGATCAGGCCGAGGTTCTTGCTGAGCTGCCGACGTCCCGGCGAGGTCCGATGGATCAGCTGGAAACCGTACTGACGATGATCTCCGGCGCAAGGCCCGCGTTGTCGATCGACCTGGTCGAGCGGGCGGCCCGGCTGCTGGGCGTCGGCGTACGCGTGCGGGAAGTCGCCCAGAGCCTGCACGTCAGCGAGCGCCACCTCGGCGACGTCTTCACCGCAGCGACCGGCCTCTCGCCCAAGCACTACGCACGCATCGACCGCGTCCGCACCGTCCTCGCCCAAACCCGCAACACCACCCACCCCCACGACATCGCGCACCCCCGCGACATCGCGCACCCCCGCGACATCGCGCAGACCCGGGACTCCGCGCAGGCCGGGGACGGCCTGGTGAGTGGGGTCCGGAGTGGTGGGTTGGCTGAGGTGGCGGTGGCGGCGGGGTATTACGACCAGTCGCATTTGACCGCCGAGTTTCGCCGGGTGATGGGCGTGCCACCACACGCTTTCGCTACCGGAAAGTTGCCTAGGGCAAGGATGTGTGGGAATGCTTGA
- a CDS encoding SDR family oxidoreductase: MILVTGATGTVGSEVLRQLVQRGAEVRAMARNPERITTPEAEVVAGDFGDPESLAKAVTGVDTVFLLTAPTSPGADHDLALLTAARAQGVRRIVRLSAIGTGETDSAGRTVGRWHQVADDAVRASGLGWTILRPSSFASNTLSWLEPINAGEPVPNLLGDARYGVIDPRDVAAVAVEALTSDQHDGKTYTLTGPELLTADDQATQLGEVLGRKVYLFDVHPEVARDGMLAQGMDPGAVDAIVTGTLWAREGNNAILTDDVPNILGRPARTYAMWARTSATA; this comes from the coding sequence ATGATTCTGGTTACTGGTGCGACTGGCACTGTTGGTAGTGAAGTTCTGCGGCAGCTCGTGCAACGCGGTGCGGAGGTCCGGGCGATGGCCCGAAACCCCGAGCGCATCACCACGCCGGAGGCCGAGGTAGTGGCGGGAGATTTTGGTGATCCGGAATCCCTGGCGAAGGCGGTGACCGGGGTCGACACGGTCTTTCTACTCACCGCGCCGACCTCACCCGGCGCGGATCACGACCTCGCACTGCTGACCGCCGCACGCGCACAAGGAGTGCGCCGGATAGTGCGGCTCTCCGCGATCGGCACCGGCGAGACGGACTCCGCAGGACGTACGGTCGGCCGGTGGCACCAGGTAGCCGACGACGCCGTACGGGCGAGTGGGCTCGGATGGACCATCCTGCGCCCGTCGAGCTTCGCGTCGAACACGTTGTCCTGGCTCGAGCCGATCAACGCCGGCGAACCGGTGCCGAACCTGCTCGGCGATGCGCGGTACGGCGTGATCGACCCGCGCGACGTGGCCGCCGTCGCGGTCGAGGCGTTGACCTCCGACCAGCACGACGGAAAGACCTACACGTTGACCGGCCCCGAACTGCTGACCGCGGACGACCAAGCGACACAACTCGGCGAAGTTCTCGGGCGGAAGGTCTACCTGTTCGACGTACATCCCGAGGTCGCGCGCGACGGAATGCTTGCCCAGGGCATGGACCCAGGCGCGGTCGACGCGATCGTCACCGGCACACTCTGGGCACGCGAAGGCAATAACGCGATCCTCACCGACGACGTACCGAACATCCTCGGCCGACCAGCCCGCACCTACGCGATGTGGGCGCGGACCTCGGCGACGGCCTGA
- a CDS encoding S1C family serine protease, whose translation MSEYEDQGKDQPPAGQPPQPPQSAGAQPPMPAPNQPPAAGYDPRHWQYPAASNQPNPPYGAAAPDQPSYAQGQPPYAPGQPQYAQGQPQPQFAYATYGPPQLQGHPQQQWGPPGPPNPQQTRRRKRITMAFGALALAFLLAVASVTWAAVRNEATLTTAQTKSNNPAAIAAAISPGLVNINTVLGYEGGQAAGTGIVISSDGEVITNHHVVEGATKITATNVGNGKTYTAKVVGYDATKDIAVLQLQNASGLTTASIGDSSDVEVGDQVVGVGNAGGKGGTPSYAPGQVTALDQDITATDSSGGDPESLTGLIQTDANIQPGDSGGPLVDDNSQVIGVDVAGSVPAPNGRGMSQTADGQGSADPEGYAIPINEAMAVADQIESGQATDTVHIGGSAMLGITVLTNQAAAGVVVAEVIPDGVAAKAGIAAGSTITRLGGKTIDSADTLTKLLEQHKPGDKVDVTWTDQSGEQHTANVELAQGPVR comes from the coding sequence ATGAGCGAGTACGAAGACCAGGGCAAAGACCAGCCACCCGCGGGCCAACCGCCGCAGCCGCCACAATCGGCCGGGGCGCAACCGCCGATGCCGGCGCCGAACCAGCCGCCGGCGGCCGGATACGACCCGCGCCACTGGCAATACCCGGCCGCGTCGAACCAACCCAACCCGCCGTACGGCGCAGCAGCTCCGGACCAGCCGTCGTACGCCCAGGGGCAACCGCCGTACGCGCCGGGTCAGCCGCAGTACGCGCAGGGCCAACCGCAGCCGCAGTTCGCCTATGCGACGTACGGACCGCCGCAGCTGCAAGGTCATCCGCAGCAGCAGTGGGGTCCGCCCGGGCCGCCGAATCCGCAGCAGACGCGGCGGCGCAAGCGGATCACAATGGCGTTCGGCGCACTCGCGCTCGCCTTCCTCCTGGCCGTCGCCTCGGTCACCTGGGCCGCCGTCCGCAACGAGGCCACGCTCACCACCGCACAGACCAAGTCGAACAATCCGGCGGCCATCGCGGCGGCGATCTCACCCGGACTCGTCAACATCAACACCGTTCTCGGTTACGAAGGCGGACAGGCGGCCGGCACGGGCATCGTGATCTCGTCCGACGGCGAGGTGATCACCAACCACCACGTCGTCGAAGGCGCCACCAAGATCACCGCCACGAACGTCGGCAACGGCAAGACGTACACCGCCAAGGTCGTCGGCTACGACGCCACCAAGGACATCGCCGTACTCCAGCTCCAGAACGCCTCCGGCCTCACCACCGCCTCGATCGGTGACTCGTCGGACGTCGAGGTCGGCGACCAGGTCGTCGGTGTGGGCAACGCCGGCGGCAAGGGTGGTACGCCGAGCTACGCGCCCGGTCAGGTCACCGCGCTGGACCAGGACATCACCGCGACCGACTCGTCCGGCGGTGACCCGGAGAGCCTGACAGGTCTGATCCAGACCGACGCCAACATCCAGCCCGGCGATTCCGGCGGCCCGTTGGTCGACGACAACAGCCAGGTCATCGGCGTGGACGTGGCCGGTTCGGTACCGGCGCCGAACGGGCGGGGCATGTCGCAGACGGCCGACGGGCAGGGCAGCGCGGACCCGGAGGGATACGCGATCCCGATCAACGAGGCGATGGCGGTCGCGGACCAGATCGAGTCCGGCCAGGCGACGGACACCGTGCACATCGGTGGTTCCGCGATGCTCGGTATCACCGTGCTGACCAACCAGGCCGCCGCGGGTGTCGTAGTCGCCGAGGTCATCCCGGACGGCGTCGCCGCCAAAGCCGGAATCGCCGCCGGCTCCACCATCACCCGGCTCGGCGGCAAGACCATCGACTCCGCCGACACCCTGACCAAGCTCCTCGAGCAGCACAAGCCCGGCGACAAGGTCGACGTCACCTGGACCGACCAGTCCGGCGAACAACACACCGCCAACGTCGAACTAGCCCAAGGCCCAGTCCGCTAG